From a region of the Zingiber officinale cultivar Zhangliang chromosome 4B, Zo_v1.1, whole genome shotgun sequence genome:
- the LOC121978495 gene encoding uncharacterized protein LOC121978495 — MQLGTRFCCCLGGVAAGDEEGERTESLIRSSATRMRSRAQEMQEEIGGRCRSLMARIGRHQNRRRGPCDFGYDSVSYALNFDEGMEEDEEDVPVGGRCRYRNFASRLSDSPPPRAAAVGVAS; from the coding sequence ATGCAATTGGGAACCCGCTTCTGCTGCTGCTTAGGCGGCGTCGCCGCCGGGGACGAGGAGGGCGAACGGACGGAGTCGTTGATCCGGTCATCTGCGACCCGGATGAGGTCGAGGGCGCAGGAGATGCAGGAGGAGATCGGGGGCAGGTGCCGCAGCCTGATGGCGCGGATCGGGCGACACCAGAACCGGCGTCGGGGCCCCTGCGATTTCGGGTACGATTCGGTCAGCTACGCCCTCAACTTCGACGAAGGGATGGAGGAGGACGAGGAGGACGTCCCCGTCGGCGGCAGGTGCCGGTACAGGAACTTCGCTTCGCGCCTCTCCGACTCACCGCCGCCCCGCGCCGCCGCAGTTGGGGTGGCGTCTTGA